One genomic window of Cricetulus griseus strain 17A/GY chromosome 3, alternate assembly CriGri-PICRH-1.0, whole genome shotgun sequence includes the following:
- the LOC118238499 gene encoding uncharacterized protein LOC118238499 translates to MLCEFRCLRDRLGLSVAQTSLARFQKSSSWTRAETLIQGDTRGPGGHAHACLPARGLKHPPGGSHALAAHAWGPAVSKTPAWCAALRGPRTLPRGRPLRPLAGLSGRSRGRCGCRRRGPSRRGGDAPCRHPNLPGTRNGQPERQPQAVARSPGLRPGAPLRLAHSRPPQRRTASGLHDNTQPKPRPATPPQRWDSEGSGCIIQRSPAQPRDLRLEGEAAVEQVTNHLRGQFSGE, encoded by the exons ATGCTCTGTGAATTCC GATGTCTGCGTGACAGACTCGGGCTCTCGGTGGCACAAACCTCCTTGGCTCGCTTTCAGAAGTCGTCGTCCTGGACGAGAGCCGAAACACTGATTCAGGGGGACACGCGTGGGCCCGGGGGACACGCTCACGCGTGCCTTCCTGCACGCGGACTGAAGCACCCGCCTGGCGGGTCTCACGCTCTGGCGGCCCACGCGTGGGGCCCGGCCGTGTCCAAGACACCCGCTTGGTGCGCCGCTCTGCGCGGGCCGCGGACGCTCCCTCGTGGCAGGCCGCTCCGACCGTTAGCTGGGCTGAGCGGGCGGAGCCGGGGGCGGTGCGGTTGCAGGAGGCGGGGACCCTCGCGTCGGGGCGGAGACGCTCCCTGCAGACACCCGAACCTACCCGGAACCCGGAACGGTCAGCCCGAGAGGCAGCCTCAGGCCGTCGCGCGCTCCCCGGGGCTCCGGCCCGGCGCGCCGCTCCGCCTGGCTCACAGCCGCCCGCCTCAGCGGCGGACGGCTTCTGGTCTCCATGACAATACGCAGCCGAAGCCACGCCCAGCCACGCCCCCTCAGCGCTGGGACTCCGAAGGAAGCGGCTGCATCATCCAGAG GTCTCCGGCTCAACCTAGAGACCTTCGGCTGGAGGGAGAAGCCGCTGTGGAGCAAGTGACGAACCACCTCCGAGGCCAGTTTTCCGGAGAATAA
- the Irx5 gene encoding iroquois-class homeodomain protein IRX-5 isoform X2 has product MSYPQGYLYQPSASLALYSCPAYSTSVISGPRTDELGRSSSGSAFSPYAGSTAFTAPSPGYNSHLQYGADPAAAAAAAFSYVGSPYDHTPGMAGSLGYHPYAAPLGSYPYGDPAYRKNATRDATATLKAWLNEHRKNPYPTKGEKIMLAIITKMTLTQVSTWFANARRRLKKENKMTWTPRNRSEDEEEEENIDLEKNDEDEPQKPEDKGDLEGPEAGGAEQKATAGCERLQGPPSPAGKETEGSLSDSDFKESPTEVRHEELPRPPRAGGPSPNGPANARLAEDAGPHYPAVAPAPGPHPSAGEIPPGSGGPSVIHSPPPPPPPPPAVLAKPKLWSLAEIATSSDKVKDGSEGSPCPPCPGPVGGQTLGGSRASPAPAPARSPSAQCPFPGGTVLSRPLYYTAPFYPGYTNYGSFGHLHGHPGPGPGPTAGPGSHFNGLNQTVLNRADVLAKDPKMLRSQSQLDLCKDTPYELKKGMSDI; this is encoded by the exons ATGTCCTACCCGCAGGGCTACTTGTACCAGCCGTCCGCCTCGCTGGCGCTCTACTCGTGCCCCGCATATAGCACCAGCGTCATTTCGGGGCCCCGCACGGATGAGCTCGGTCGCTCGTCTTCGGGCTCCGCATTCTCGCCCTACGCTGGCTCCACTGCCTTCACCGCTCCGTCTCCGGGCTACAACTCGCACCTCCAGTACGGCGCTGACCCCGCGGCTGCAGCCGCCGCCGCCTTCTCGTACGTG ggCTCTCCCTACGACCACACTCCCGGTATGGCAGGTTCCTTGGGGTATCACCCTTACGCGGCGCCTCTGGGCTCCTACCCTTACGGGGACCCCGCGTACCGGAAGAACGCCACTCGGGACGCCACAGCCACGCTCAAGGCCTGGCTCAACGAGCACCGCAAGAACCCGTACCCCACCAAGGGCGAGAAGATCATGCTGGCCATCATCACCAAGATGACCCTCACCCAGGTGTCCACCTGGTTCGCCAACGCTCGACGGCGCCTCAAGAAAGAGAACAAGATGACATGGACGCCACGGAACCGCAgcgaggacgaggaggaggaggagaacatcgATCTGGAGAAGAATGACGAGGACGAGCCACAGAAACCCGAGGACAAGGGCGACCTCGAGGGCCCCGAAGCAG GAGGAGCAGAACAGAAGGCGACTGCGGGCTGCGAACGGCTGCAGGGGCCACCCAGTCCCGCCGGCAAAGAGACCGAAGGCAGCCTCAGCGACTCGGATTTTAAGGAGTCGCCCACTGAGGTCCGCCACGAAGAGCTGCCCAGGCCCCCGCGCGCAGGCGGGCCGTCCCCAAATGGGCCCGCAAACGCGCGTCTGGCGGAGGATGCGGGTCCTCACTACCCCGCGGTCGCGCCAGCACCTGGCCCGCACCCATCGGCTGGAGAGATACCCCCCGGCTCTGGCGGGCCCTCAGTCATCCACTCGCCACCGCCACCTCCTCCGCCGCCTCCGGCCGTGCTCGCCAAGCCCAAACTGTGGTCTCTGGCAGAGATAGCCACTTCCTCGGACAAGGTCAAGGACGGGAGCGAGGGCTCTCCGTGCCCACCGTGCCCAGGGCCCGTGGGCGGGCAAACCCTTGGTGGCAGCCGCGCGTCTCCGGCCCCAGCCCCTGCACGCTCGCCCTCGGCGCAGTGTCCCTTTCCTGGCGGGACCGTGCTGTCCCGGCCTCTCTACTACACCGCGCCCTTCTATCCTGGCTACACGAACTATGGCTCCTTCGGACACCTTCACGGCCacccagggccagggccaggaccCACAGCGGGTCCTGGCTCTCATTTCAATGGATTAAACCAGACGGTGTTGAATCGAGCAGACGTTTTGGCTAAAGACCCGAAAATGTTGCGGAGCCAGTCTCAGCTAGACCTGTGCAAAGACACTCCCTATGAATTGAAGAAAGGTATGTCCGACATTTAA